The bacterium genome has a segment encoding these proteins:
- a CDS encoding glycosyltransferase, protein MDGKDLQREFLQSKRPHILMVTNHGTHTWEIRSGLTDTGGQNQYVRSLSDALVRLGYRVTTYNRGGYPDPVSGRPQTGSRYKDAHSRIVYLEGGGSGFIRKEDLTREIISEEVDFAQHLMAAELIPVDLIISHYWDGALLAQILREKLSLKAKHIWVPHSVGTLKRENFKGKPAEVVAPLRFDERIAFEREVIAKADAVASTSGDITMHLAKNYDRPPELFLPPCIDTDMIRPIDDISGCSGIYDFLRDTDPKTGSKARGRRCILEMSRTDRTKRKDIVLKAFAAALKGDPNLMLLLRINQKAKEIYPELDALANSLGIREDVVYVGMVPDDLMSQLYAISTVYLSPSEMEGFGMSVQEAAACRKPTISSSLIPFAVEFLAKEGEDETITTSEGSVKVRWGKGGVIVPAGNTEGFAYALKALLNDKDRRDKIARTAYDITIPHFTWDNMTRKLLTNVGMKL, encoded by the coding sequence ATGGACGGCAAAGACCTCCAAAGAGAATTCCTGCAGTCAAAACGTCCCCACATACTGATGGTCACGAACCACGGCACGCACACATGGGAGATACGCTCCGGGCTCACGGACACAGGCGGCCAGAACCAGTACGTGCGCTCGCTCTCCGACGCGCTGGTCCGCCTGGGCTACAGGGTGACCACGTACAACCGCGGCGGATATCCCGACCCGGTGAGCGGCAGACCCCAGACCGGCAGCCGTTACAAGGACGCCCATTCCCGGATAGTATACCTTGAAGGCGGCGGAAGCGGCTTCATCAGGAAGGAAGATCTCACGCGCGAGATCATCTCCGAGGAGGTCGACTTCGCGCAGCACCTGATGGCGGCCGAGCTCATCCCTGTGGATCTCATCATATCGCACTACTGGGACGGCGCGCTGCTCGCGCAGATACTGAGGGAGAAGCTTTCCCTCAAGGCGAAGCACATCTGGGTACCCCACTCGGTCGGGACCCTCAAGCGCGAGAACTTCAAGGGCAAACCCGCCGAGGTCGTTGCGCCGCTCCGTTTCGACGAGCGCATCGCATTCGAGCGAGAGGTGATCGCAAAGGCCGACGCGGTCGCCTCCACATCCGGCGACATCACCATGCACCTGGCGAAGAACTACGACCGCCCGCCTGAGCTCTTCCTCCCCCCCTGCATCGACACCGACATGATCCGCCCGATCGACGACATCTCCGGGTGCAGCGGCATCTACGACTTCCTGCGCGACACCGACCCGAAGACCGGCTCCAAGGCCAGGGGCAGACGCTGCATATTGGAGATGAGCCGCACCGACCGCACCAAGCGGAAGGACATCGTGCTCAAGGCCTTTGCCGCGGCGCTCAAGGGCGACCCGAACTTGATGCTGCTGCTTCGGATCAACCAGAAGGCAAAGGAGATCTACCCCGAGCTCGACGCGCTGGCGAATTCCCTCGGCATACGCGAGGACGTGGTCTACGTGGGGATGGTCCCGGACGATCTCATGTCGCAGCTCTACGCGATCTCCACGGTCTACCTCTCCCCGTCGGAGATGGAGGGGTTCGGCATGTCCGTGCAGGAAGCGGCGGCATGCAGAAAACCGACCATATCATCCAGCCTCATACCGTTCGCAGTCGAGTTCCTCGCCAAAGAAGGAGAGGACGAGACAATCACCACGAGCGAGGGATCGGTGAAGGTGAGATGGGGCAAAGGAGGAGTGATTGTTCCGGCCGGAAATACGGAGGGCTTTGCCTACGCGCTGAAGGCCCTTCTCAACGACAAGGATCGCCGCGATAAGATCGCACGCACAGCCTACGATATCACGATCCCCCACTTTACCTGGGATAACATGACCAGGAAACTCCTGACAAACGTTGGGATGAAACTCTAG
- a CDS encoding mannose-1-phosphate guanylyltransferase, with amino-acid sequence MKVMNNIYAIILAGGEGTRFVPYSTPEMPKQFLHITDSGRTMIQQTYDRIRRFVPADRCFVSTNEKYRALVRKQLPDVPNENIIAEPRKKNTAPAIALACHLIHRRDPDAVTLFTPADHYIADDGGAADAFRKAAELAANGDTLVTFGILPTFPSPDYGYIKVGGSFGSTGAFIVSKFVEKPDVETAKKYIGEGKYHWNSGMFVWKAATLIESLKKHMPKMAAQLETLKTDAQGGAEPEWVRKFFDEVEGTSIDYGVMEKAANVTVFPFSVAWSDVGTWKGLADLAKRFRIALPEVVCTHLKEKIGS; translated from the coding sequence ATGAAGGTTATGAACAACATTTACGCGATAATCCTGGCCGGCGGCGAGGGGACTCGTTTCGTGCCGTACAGCACGCCCGAGATGCCCAAGCAGTTTCTGCACATCACGGACAGCGGCCGCACGATGATCCAGCAGACTTACGATCGCATCCGCAGGTTCGTGCCCGCCGACCGTTGCTTCGTATCCACGAACGAGAAGTACCGCGCCCTCGTCCGGAAGCAGCTCCCCGATGTCCCGAATGAGAACATCATAGCCGAGCCGCGCAAGAAGAACACCGCGCCGGCCATCGCGCTCGCGTGCCACCTGATACACAGGCGCGACCCCGATGCGGTGACCCTCTTCACGCCGGCGGACCACTACATCGCCGATGACGGCGGCGCAGCCGACGCGTTCAGAAAGGCGGCGGAGCTTGCTGCGAACGGCGACACCCTGGTCACATTCGGCATATTGCCGACGTTTCCCTCTCCCGATTACGGTTACATAAAGGTGGGGGGCAGCTTCGGCTCGACCGGCGCCTTCATCGTCTCCAAGTTCGTGGAAAAGCCGGACGTCGAGACGGCGAAGAAATACATAGGGGAGGGGAAATACCACTGGAACAGCGGGATGTTCGTCTGGAAGGCCGCCACCCTGATCGAATCGCTTAAGAAGCACATGCCTAAGATGGCGGCGCAGCTTGAGACCCTGAAGACCGATGCGCAGGGCGGGGCAGAACCTGAGTGGGTTCGCAAATTTTTCGACGAGGTAGAGGGCACGTCCATCGACTACGGCGTGATGGAGAAGGCCGCCAACGTCACCGTTTTCCCGTTCTCGGTGGCATGGTCCGACGTCGGCACCTGGAAGGGGCTCGCTGACCTGGCAAAGCGGTTCAGGATAGCTCTGCCGGAAGTGGTGTGCACACACCTGAAGGAAAAGATCGGGTCCTAG
- a CDS encoding MFS transporter — protein MASTLSFLKVAPHAEPIKDPAKIKKIYRYWRWQTITSLVIGYAVYYFVRKNFSMAMPSFLNELGYTKTDLGIILTLFSIVYGVGKFANGVIADRANARYMLALGLMAAAIVNIMFGLSSGLIAFGIFWILNGWFQSLGMPASVRLLTHWYSPTELGTKWGIQSTAHQIGGAGILIFAGWLVTNFGWRSAFYVPAVIAIAVSFFLIWRLRDTPQSIGLPPVEEYRGEAHLTDPNEDQAKSIKEILFKHVLNNRLIWTIAVANIFVYIVRIGIMDWAPTFLVEARGSTLAAAGIKTAAFELAGIGGAIGMGWASDFFFKGRRGPLATVSMFLLAGSISLLWLIPNNSHILEAAVLIASGVLVYGPQLLVPVAAADFASKKAAATATGLTGAFGYLGSALAGVGTGLIADKWGWNGGFIFFIIASILGGFCFMLTWNRRAPQLERYHNSKKKKS, from the coding sequence ATGGCCTCTACCCTCTCTTTCCTCAAGGTGGCGCCGCACGCAGAACCGATCAAAGACCCGGCAAAAATCAAAAAAATCTATCGATACTGGCGCTGGCAGACGATCACGTCGCTCGTGATAGGCTATGCGGTCTACTACTTCGTAAGAAAAAACTTCTCGATGGCAATGCCTTCTTTCCTCAACGAGTTGGGATACACGAAGACGGACCTCGGCATAATCCTCACCCTCTTCTCAATAGTCTACGGCGTAGGCAAGTTCGCGAACGGAGTGATCGCGGATCGCGCCAACGCCCGTTACATGCTCGCGTTAGGCCTCATGGCCGCCGCGATCGTCAACATCATGTTCGGCCTGAGCTCGGGCCTCATCGCATTCGGCATTTTCTGGATCCTCAACGGCTGGTTCCAATCGCTGGGGATGCCGGCCTCGGTGAGGCTTTTGACCCACTGGTACAGCCCCACAGAGCTCGGCACAAAATGGGGGATACAGAGCACGGCCCACCAGATCGGCGGGGCCGGGATACTCATCTTTGCGGGATGGCTTGTCACCAATTTCGGCTGGAGATCGGCATTCTACGTTCCGGCCGTTATAGCAATAGCGGTGTCATTCTTTCTCATCTGGCGTCTGCGCGATACGCCCCAATCCATCGGTCTGCCTCCGGTCGAGGAATACCGCGGAGAGGCGCACCTCACCGATCCGAATGAAGACCAGGCCAAATCAATCAAAGAGATCCTCTTCAAACACGTGCTCAACAACAGGCTCATCTGGACGATCGCCGTCGCAAATATTTTCGTCTACATCGTCCGCATAGGCATAATGGATTGGGCGCCGACATTCCTAGTGGAGGCCAGAGGCTCAACGCTGGCAGCTGCGGGGATCAAGACTGCGGCCTTCGAACTCGCAGGCATCGGAGGCGCGATAGGAATGGGCTGGGCCTCGGACTTCTTCTTCAAGGGCCGCCGCGGCCCTCTCGCCACCGTCAGCATGTTCCTGCTGGCAGGATCGATATCGCTCCTGTGGCTCATACCCAACAACAGCCATATCCTTGAAGCGGCAGTCCTGATAGCCTCCGGCGTGCTCGTATATGGGCCTCAACTCCTCGTGCCGGTCGCGGCAGCTGATTTCGCATCCAAGAAGGCGGCCGCCACCGCAACAGGGCTCACTGGGGCGTTCGGCTATCTCGGCAGCGCGCTGGCGGGCGTCGGCACCGGTCTTATTGCGGACAAATGGGGCTGGAACGGCGGATTCATCTTCTTCATAATAGCTTCTATCCTGGGCGGGTTCTGTTTCATGCTGACATGGAACCGAAGGGCGCCTCAACTCGAAAGATACCACAACAGCAAGAAGAAGAAATCCTAG